In the genome of Pirellulales bacterium, the window GACGCTGCGATTCAACCGCCGCAACATCTTCGCCCGCGACGGCAATCAGTGCCAATACTGCGGCCGCCATTTTCCGACGAGCGAATTGAGCCTGGACCACGTCGTGCCGAGGAGCCGCGGCGGCGACACCTGCTGGGAGAATATCGTTTGCGCCTGCGTCTCGTGCAACGTGAAGAAAGGGGGCCGCACGCCGCACGAAGCCCATCTCAAGCTGGTTCGCCCGCCGGTCAAGCCGAAGCGCAGCCCGCTCTTGGCGGTCAAGCTGGGGAATCCCAAATACGAAAGCTGGAAGACGTTTCTCGATAGCGCCTACTGGTCGGTCGATCTGAAATAAGTACGAAGTGCGAAGGACAAAGTACGAAAAGGGACAACACTCCTGGCAGTCCGCGGCGTTCTTCTTTCGTACTTGGTACTTCGTACTTCGCACTTGTTTACATGCTGACGCAACACGATTTGCAGATTCGCGTCCGGTATCAAGAGACCGACGCGATGGGCCGCTTGCACCACGCGAATTATCTCACCTACTTCGAGCTGGGGCGCACCGAACTGCTTCGCGCGGCAGGGCTCAACTATCGCCAAGTCGAGGAGCAGGGTCTGTTCCTGGTCGTCTCGGAAATAACCTGCCGCTATCTGCGGCCCGCGAACTACGATGACCTGCTCACGCTCCGCACGACCGTTCTCTCGGCTCGCGGTGCGCGGATCGAGCACGATTATCAACTCTTCCGCGGCACGGAACTGCTGGCCACCGGCCGCAGCATCGTCGCTTGCGTCGATCGCCAAGGAACCGTCAGGCGCCTGCCGGAGTACCTGAGCAGGAAGTAAGATCCCGGTTG includes:
- a CDS encoding HNH endonuclease; protein product: TLRFNRRNIFARDGNQCQYCGRHFPTSELSLDHVVPRSRGGDTCWENIVCACVSCNVKKGGRTPHEAHLKLVRPPVKPKRSPLLAVKLGNPKYESWKTFLDSAYWSVDLK
- a CDS encoding thioesterase family protein; this encodes MLTQHDLQIRVRYQETDAMGRLHHANYLTYFELGRTELLRAAGLNYRQVEEQGLFLVVSEITCRYLRPANYDDLLTLRTTVLSARGARIEHDYQLFRGTELLATGRSIVACVDRQGTVRRLPEYLSRK